One window of the Melanotaenia boesemani isolate fMelBoe1 chromosome 14, fMelBoe1.pri, whole genome shotgun sequence genome contains the following:
- the sft2d2a gene encoding SFT2 domain containing 2a, which translates to MDKLKSVLSGEEARREDRTVLESINEASTLGWGTRLKGFIACFVVGAACTVLGVCVLFLPRIGLTLFIVFYTFGNICALGSTMFLMGPVKQLKRMCDKTRALATTIMFTCLVLTLCAAFWWKNFGLALLFCILQVLSFTWYSLSYIPCVREAIMRMVAMCLK; encoded by the exons ATGGATAAATTAAAATCGGTTTTAAGTGGAGAGGAGGCGCGAAGAGAAGACCGAACCGTTTTagag TCTATAAATGAAGCCTCTACTTTAGGATGGGGCACGCGTTTGAAGGGGTTCATCGCCTGTTTCGTGGTGGGAGCCGCGTGCACAGTTTTG GGAGTTTGTGTGTTATTTCTCCCCAGGATCGGCCTTACTCTCTTCATCGTCTTTTACACATTTGGAAATATCTGTGCCCTTGGCAG CACAATGTTTCTGATGGGCCCAGTAAAGCAGCTGAAGAGGATGTGTGACAAAACCAGAGCCTTGGCCACCACAATTATGTTT ACTTGCCTTGTGTTGACTCTGTGTGCAGCCTTCTGG tgGAAAAACTTTGGGCttgctttattattttgcattttgcaaGTCTTGTCGTTTACCTG GTACAGTCTGTCATACATCCCGTGTGTGAG GGAAGCGATCATGAGGATGGTGGCTATGTGCTTGAAGTGA